From Halostella salina, one genomic window encodes:
- a CDS encoding V-type ATP synthase subunit I: MLRPERMSKVSVTGSKAVMDDVIETVHDLNLLHLSDYDGSWEGFTNGDPAEGADDASEKLVTVRSLESILDVDADDAGPSRIVSDEALDTELEEIRVEANELDDRLDELDDELRAVEEEIDAVEPFADLGIDLDLLSGYDNLQVAVGEGDEEAVAAAVADADGIETFDTFTGDRVVAVFAYPADGADDDVLEDALVGVDFATVEIPDAEGSPGEYVEELRHEKQRLESERSTVEGELEELRLDAAGFLLAAEEKLTIEVQKSEAPLQFATTENSFVAEGWIPTGEYDELVAALESAVGDRVEVDELERAEYREGHPTSTESVGDQAAAGGAAETATDGGAVTVGDDPPVVQSNDGPVEPFEFLLKMINRPKYTELDPTVIIFLTFPAFFGYMIGDLGYGLLYLGIGFLLYSRLDDDVFRSLGAIGMWIGGFTALFGVLYGEMFGLHFLGDVVFGDAGPPMHKGLQPAYGAYASTWLMLSVLLGLLHLTLGYVFGFVNELDHGVVDAYLEKGSWATLMIGLWVWIFSRHASGIKPDFLFTALNEGQEAAYALGFSGLPASVGVNVGLPLAAVGFVTMVYGEVQHYGGLGILVGALESFSVFGDALSYLRIAAVILAKAGMAFVVNLLFFGVYVVETDTGAEWHFGMNHSPQYMLEQGTYHGHEVSEVMFGGLMHMGVVGVVAGVLVFVVGHLIVLALGLTSAGLQGIRLEYVEFFDKFYEGGGRVFEPFGYDREHTAED; the protein is encoded by the coding sequence ATGCTCAGACCTGAGCGGATGAGCAAGGTGTCCGTGACCGGCTCCAAGGCCGTCATGGACGACGTGATCGAGACGGTCCACGACCTGAACCTGCTCCACCTGAGCGACTACGACGGCTCGTGGGAGGGGTTCACGAACGGCGACCCGGCCGAGGGGGCCGACGACGCCTCCGAGAAGCTCGTCACCGTCCGCTCGCTGGAGAGCATCCTCGACGTCGACGCGGACGACGCCGGCCCGAGCCGGATCGTCTCCGACGAGGCGCTCGACACGGAACTGGAGGAGATCCGCGTCGAGGCCAACGAGCTCGACGACCGGCTCGACGAGCTCGACGACGAGCTTCGCGCCGTCGAGGAGGAGATAGACGCCGTCGAACCGTTCGCCGACCTCGGGATCGACCTCGACCTGCTGTCGGGGTACGACAACCTTCAGGTCGCCGTCGGCGAGGGCGACGAGGAAGCCGTCGCCGCCGCGGTGGCCGACGCTGACGGGATCGAGACGTTCGATACGTTCACCGGGGACCGCGTCGTCGCCGTCTTCGCCTACCCGGCCGACGGCGCGGACGACGACGTCCTCGAAGACGCCCTCGTCGGCGTCGACTTTGCGACCGTCGAGATCCCGGACGCCGAGGGCAGTCCCGGAGAGTACGTCGAGGAGCTTCGCCACGAGAAACAGCGCCTCGAATCCGAGCGGTCGACCGTCGAAGGGGAGCTGGAGGAGCTTCGCCTCGACGCGGCCGGCTTCCTGCTGGCCGCCGAGGAGAAGCTCACCATCGAGGTCCAGAAGTCCGAAGCGCCGCTCCAGTTCGCCACGACCGAGAACAGCTTCGTGGCCGAGGGATGGATCCCGACCGGCGAGTACGACGAACTCGTCGCGGCGCTCGAATCGGCCGTCGGCGACCGCGTCGAGGTCGACGAACTCGAACGCGCCGAGTACCGCGAGGGGCACCCGACCAGTACCGAGTCGGTCGGAGACCAGGCGGCCGCGGGCGGCGCTGCCGAGACGGCCACGGACGGCGGGGCGGTGACCGTCGGCGACGACCCGCCGGTCGTCCAGAGCAACGACGGGCCCGTCGAGCCGTTCGAGTTCCTGCTGAAGATGATCAACCGGCCGAAGTACACCGAACTCGACCCGACGGTGATCATCTTCCTCACGTTCCCGGCCTTCTTCGGGTACATGATCGGCGACCTCGGGTACGGGCTGCTGTACCTGGGCATCGGCTTCCTGCTGTACAGCCGCCTCGACGACGACGTGTTCCGCAGCCTCGGCGCGATCGGGATGTGGATCGGCGGCTTCACCGCGCTGTTTGGCGTGTTGTACGGCGAGATGTTCGGACTCCACTTCCTCGGCGACGTGGTGTTCGGCGACGCCGGACCGCCGATGCACAAGGGGCTGCAGCCGGCCTACGGCGCGTACGCCAGCACGTGGCTGATGCTGAGCGTCCTGCTCGGCCTGCTCCATCTGACGCTTGGCTACGTGTTCGGGTTCGTCAACGAACTCGACCACGGCGTCGTCGACGCCTACCTTGAGAAGGGGTCGTGGGCGACGCTGATGATCGGGCTCTGGGTCTGGATCTTCAGCCGTCACGCCTCGGGGATCAAGCCCGACTTCCTGTTCACGGCGCTGAACGAGGGGCAGGAAGCGGCCTACGCCCTCGGCTTCAGCGGGCTCCCGGCGAGCGTCGGCGTCAACGTCGGGCTGCCGCTGGCCGCCGTCGGCTTCGTCACGATGGTGTACGGTGAGGTCCAGCACTACGGTGGCCTCGGCATCCTCGTCGGCGCGCTGGAGAGCTTCAGCGTGTTCGGCGACGCGCTCTCGTACCTCCGGATCGCCGCGGTGATCCTGGCGAAGGCGGGGATGGCGTTCGTCGTCAACCTCCTGTTCTTCGGCGTGTACGTCGTCGAGACGGACACGGGCGCGGAGTGGCACTTCGGCATGAACCACTCGCCGCAGTACATGCTCGAACAGGGGACCTACCACGGCCACGAGGTCTCCGAAGTGATGTTCGGCGGCCTGATGCACATGGGTGTCGTCGGCGTCGTCGCCGGCGTTCTCGTGTTCGTCGTCGGCCATCTGATCGTCCTGGCGCTCGGCCTCACGAGCGCCGGCCTGCAGGGGATCCGCCTCGAGTACGTCGAGTTCTTCGACAAGTTCTACGAGGGCGGCGGCCGCGTCTTCGAACCGTTCGGCTACGACCGCGAACACACGGCCGAGGACTGA
- a CDS encoding V-type ATP synthase subunit E, which yields MSLDTVVEDIRDEARARAEEIRAEGEERAEEIVAEAEADAEETVAEAEREVEAEIEQEREQRLSSAKLEAKQERLEARRDVLQEVRESVEDELAALDGDEREELTRALLDAAAVEFDEGSDVLVYARPDDEELVTDILDDYDGYEHAGEVDCLGGVVVESDASRVRVDNTFDSVLEDVWEDNLKEISARLFEEQ from the coding sequence ATGAGTTTGGACACAGTCGTTGAGGACATCCGAGACGAAGCCCGCGCGCGTGCGGAGGAGATTCGCGCGGAGGGTGAAGAGCGCGCCGAGGAGATCGTCGCCGAGGCCGAGGCCGACGCCGAGGAGACGGTCGCGGAGGCCGAGCGCGAGGTCGAGGCCGAGATCGAGCAGGAGCGCGAGCAGCGCCTCTCCAGCGCGAAGCTCGAGGCCAAGCAGGAGCGCCTCGAAGCCCGCCGGGACGTGCTGCAGGAGGTCCGCGAGTCGGTCGAGGACGAACTCGCCGCCCTCGACGGCGACGAGCGCGAGGAGCTCACCCGCGCCCTGCTGGACGCCGCGGCCGTCGAGTTCGACGAGGGGTCGGACGTGCTCGTCTACGCCCGCCCCGACGACGAGGAACTCGTCACGGACATCCTGGACGACTACGACGGCTACGAGCACGCCGGCGAGGTCGACTGCCTCGGCGGCGTCGTCGTCGAGAGCGACGCCAGCCGCGTCCGGGTCGACAACACGTTCGACTCCGTGCTGGAGGACGTGTGGGAGGACAACCTGAAAGAGATCAGCGCCCGTCTGTTCGAGGAGCAATGA
- a CDS encoding V-type ATP synthase subunit C, which yields MSATGSNPEYVNARVRARRAKLFADEDYRKLVRMGPGEIARFMEETEYETEINALGSRHEGVDLIEYALNRNMAKHFDDLLRWSGGTVYDRIASYLRKFDAWNVKTVLRGIYSGAEPEAIRTDLIGAGEFDDDLLDRLVNAGAIEDAVELLDGTIFGEPLAAAFEEYEETGVLVPLENAVDRAFYEHLLDDVSGTDEATQLYVEVLQAEIDFRNVRNALRLARSGAEMDPAEYYIAGGKLFDENELSRLVGDTDQLVTHVRDSDYGDELSAALDGLEDADSLMGFEQALDAALLEYSRVLSSRFPLSICPVLAYVLAKEREVDNIRAVARGREAGLSEAEIEEELVIV from the coding sequence ATGAGCGCGACCGGTTCGAACCCGGAGTACGTGAACGCTCGCGTCCGGGCTCGCCGGGCCAAGCTGTTCGCCGACGAGGACTACCGGAAGCTGGTCCGCATGGGGCCGGGCGAGATCGCCCGCTTCATGGAGGAGACGGAGTACGAAACCGAGATCAACGCGCTGGGGTCGCGCCACGAGGGCGTCGACCTCATCGAGTACGCGCTGAACCGGAACATGGCGAAGCATTTCGACGACCTGCTTCGCTGGTCCGGCGGGACCGTGTACGACCGGATCGCCAGCTACCTCCGGAAGTTCGACGCCTGGAACGTCAAGACGGTGCTGCGCGGCATCTACTCCGGCGCGGAGCCGGAAGCGATCCGCACCGACCTCATCGGGGCCGGCGAGTTCGACGACGACCTGCTCGACCGGCTGGTCAACGCCGGTGCGATCGAGGACGCCGTCGAACTGCTCGACGGCACCATCTTCGGCGAGCCGCTCGCCGCGGCGTTCGAGGAGTACGAGGAGACCGGCGTGCTGGTCCCGCTTGAGAACGCCGTCGACCGCGCGTTCTACGAGCATCTGCTCGACGACGTGTCGGGCACCGACGAGGCGACGCAGCTGTACGTCGAGGTCCTGCAGGCCGAGATCGACTTCCGGAACGTCCGGAACGCGCTCCGGCTCGCCCGGAGCGGCGCGGAGATGGACCCCGCCGAGTACTACATCGCCGGCGGCAAGCTGTTCGACGAGAACGAGCTGTCCCGGCTGGTGGGCGACACCGACCAGCTCGTCACCCACGTTCGCGACAGCGACTACGGCGACGAGCTGTCCGCCGCGCTCGACGGCCTCGAGGACGCGGACAGCCTCATGGGGTTCGAGCAGGCCCTCGACGCGGCGCTGCTGGAGTACTCCCGCGTCCTGTCGAGCAGGTTCCCCCTCTCCATCTGCCCGGTGCTGGCGTACGTCCTCGCCAAGGAGCGCGAGGTCGACAACATCCGCGCCGTCGCCCGCGGCAGGGAGGCGGGGCTGAGCGAGGCCGAGATCGAGGAGGAGCTGGTGATAGTATGA
- a CDS encoding V-type ATP synthase subunit F, which translates to MSQEIAVVGSPEFTTGFRLAGVREFENVPEDRKAEELDEAVERVLGDENIGIVVMHAEDLDHLSRTVRESVETSVEPTVVTLGGGAGSGGLRDKIKRAIGIDLMEED; encoded by the coding sequence ATGAGCCAGGAGATCGCCGTCGTCGGCAGCCCCGAGTTCACGACCGGGTTCCGGCTCGCCGGCGTCCGCGAGTTCGAGAACGTCCCCGAGGACCGCAAGGCCGAGGAGTTAGACGAGGCGGTCGAGCGCGTCCTCGGCGACGAGAACATCGGGATCGTCGTTATGCACGCCGAGGACCTAGACCACCTGTCCCGAACGGTGCGCGAGTCGGTCGAGACGAGCGTCGAACCGACCGTCGTCACGCTCGGCGGCGGTGCCGGGAGCGGGGGGCTCCGCGACAAGATCAAGCGTGCGATCGGTATCGACCTGATGGAGGAAGACTAA
- a CDS encoding ATP synthase subunit A, translated as MSQATETDDVREDGVIDSVSGPVVTATDLDARMNDVVYVGTEGLMGEVIEIEGNRTTIQVYEETSGVGPGEPVENTGEPLSVDLGPGMLDSIYDGVQRPLDVLEEKMGAFLDRGVDAPGIDLEKTWEFEPEVEEGDEVEPGDIVGVVPETVTIDHKVMVPPDYEGGEVVAVESGNFTVEETVVELANGEEVQMRQEWPVREARPASDKMTPTEPLVTGQRVQDGLFPLAKGGTAAIPGPFGSGKTVTQQQLAKWSDADIVVYIGCGERGNEMTEVIEDFPELPDPQTGNPLMARTCLIANTSNMPVAARESCIYTGITIAEFYRDMGYDVALMADSTSRWAEAMREISSRLEEMPGEEGYPAYLAARLSEFYERAGYFENINGTEGSVSAVGAVSPPGGDFSEPVTQNTLRIVKTFWALDADLAERRHFPAINWNESYSLYKNQLDPWFEDNVAADWPDVRQWAVDVLDEEDELQEIVQLVGKDALPDDQQLTLEVARYLREAFLQQNALHDVDTYCPPEKTYRIVTGIKTFHDEAFEALDAGVPVDEIVDIDALPRLNRIGTTPDDEADEFVSEIEDDIESQLRELY; from the coding sequence ATGAGTCAAGCAACAGAGACGGACGACGTCCGCGAGGACGGCGTCATCGACAGCGTGAGCGGTCCCGTCGTGACCGCCACGGACCTCGACGCCCGGATGAACGACGTGGTGTACGTCGGCACGGAAGGGCTGATGGGCGAGGTCATCGAGATCGAAGGGAACCGCACGACCATCCAGGTGTACGAGGAGACCTCGGGCGTCGGCCCCGGCGAACCCGTCGAGAACACGGGCGAGCCGCTGTCGGTCGACCTCGGCCCGGGGATGCTGGACTCCATCTACGACGGCGTCCAGCGCCCCCTCGACGTGCTGGAGGAGAAGATGGGCGCGTTCCTCGACCGCGGCGTCGACGCCCCCGGGATCGACCTGGAGAAGACCTGGGAGTTCGAGCCGGAGGTCGAGGAGGGCGACGAGGTCGAGCCCGGCGATATCGTCGGCGTCGTCCCCGAGACCGTCACCATCGACCACAAGGTGATGGTACCCCCCGACTACGAGGGCGGCGAGGTCGTCGCCGTCGAGTCGGGCAACTTCACCGTCGAGGAGACGGTCGTCGAACTGGCCAACGGCGAGGAGGTCCAGATGCGCCAGGAGTGGCCGGTTCGCGAGGCCCGGCCCGCGTCCGACAAGATGACGCCGACCGAGCCGCTGGTGACGGGCCAGCGAGTGCAGGACGGCCTGTTCCCGCTCGCCAAGGGCGGGACGGCGGCCATCCCGGGTCCGTTCGGCTCCGGGAAGACCGTCACCCAGCAGCAGCTCGCCAAGTGGTCCGACGCGGACATCGTCGTCTACATCGGCTGTGGCGAGCGCGGCAACGAGATGACCGAGGTCATCGAGGACTTCCCGGAGCTGCCCGACCCGCAGACCGGGAACCCGCTGATGGCCCGGACCTGCCTCATCGCCAACACGTCGAACATGCCGGTCGCGGCCCGCGAGTCCTGCATCTACACCGGGATCACCATCGCGGAGTTCTACCGCGACATGGGCTACGACGTGGCGCTGATGGCCGACTCCACCTCGCGGTGGGCCGAGGCCATGCGCGAGATCTCCTCCCGGCTGGAGGAGATGCCCGGCGAGGAGGGCTACCCCGCGTACCTCGCGGCCCGTCTCTCCGAGTTCTACGAGCGCGCCGGCTACTTCGAGAACATCAACGGCACCGAGGGATCGGTGTCCGCGGTCGGCGCGGTCAGCCCGCCCGGCGGCGACTTCTCGGAGCCGGTTACCCAGAACACGCTGCGCATCGTCAAGACGTTCTGGGCGCTCGATGCCGACCTGGCCGAGCGCCGGCACTTCCCGGCGATCAACTGGAACGAGTCGTACTCGCTGTACAAAAACCAGCTCGACCCCTGGTTCGAGGACAACGTCGCCGCCGACTGGCCGGACGTGCGCCAGTGGGCCGTCGACGTGCTGGACGAGGAGGACGAACTGCAGGAGATCGTCCAGCTCGTCGGGAAGGACGCCCTGCCCGACGACCAGCAGCTCACCCTGGAGGTCGCCCGTTACCTGCGCGAGGCGTTCCTCCAGCAGAACGCGCTCCACGACGTGGACACGTACTGTCCGCCGGAGAAGACCTACCGCATCGTCACCGGGATCAAGACGTTCCACGACGAGGCGTTCGAGGCGCTCGACGCGGGCGTCCCGGTCGACGAGATCGTCGACATCGACGCGCTGCCGCGACTCAACCGCATCGGCACGACCCCGGACGACGAGGCCGACGAGTTCGTCTCCGAGATCGAGGACGACATCGAATCGCAGCTTCGGGAGCTGTACTGA
- a CDS encoding ATP synthase subunit B has translation MKEYKTITEISGPLVFAEVDEPIGYDEIVEIETPDGDTKRGQVLESSDGIVSIQVFEGTEGIDRDSSVRFLGETMKMPVTEDLLGRVLDGSGNPIDGGPEIVPDERRDIVGAAINPYAREYPEEFIQTGVSAIDGMNTLVRGQKLPIFSASGLPHNDLALQIARQATVPEEDETDEDGDGSEFAVIFGAMGITQEEANEFMDDFERTGALERSVVFMNLADDPAVERTVTPRMALTTAEYLAFDKGYHVLVILTDMTNYCEALREIGAAREEVPGRRGYPGYMYTDLAQLYERAGRIEGREGSVTQIPILTMPGDDDTHPIPDLTGYITEGQIMMDRDLNSQGIEPPVDVLPSLSRLMDDGIGEGLTRADHGDVSDQMYAAYAEGEDLRDLVNIVGREALSERDNKFLDFADRFEEELVQQGFDTNRDIDETLELGWDLLSMLPKAELNRVDEELIEEHYREDEDAAAEEVTAD, from the coding sequence ATGAAAGAGTACAAAACCATCACGGAGATCAGCGGCCCGCTGGTGTTCGCCGAGGTCGACGAGCCGATCGGCTACGACGAGATCGTCGAGATCGAGACGCCGGACGGCGACACCAAGCGCGGGCAGGTACTGGAATCGAGCGACGGCATCGTCTCCATTCAGGTGTTCGAGGGGACCGAAGGGATCGACCGCGACTCGTCGGTCCGCTTCCTGGGCGAGACGATGAAGATGCCGGTCACGGAGGACCTGCTCGGGCGCGTCCTCGACGGCTCGGGCAACCCGATCGACGGCGGGCCGGAGATCGTCCCCGACGAGCGCCGCGACATCGTCGGCGCGGCGATCAACCCCTACGCCCGCGAGTACCCCGAGGAGTTCATCCAGACCGGCGTGTCGGCCATCGACGGCATGAACACGCTGGTCCGCGGGCAGAAGCTCCCCATCTTCTCGGCGTCGGGCCTGCCGCACAACGACCTGGCGCTGCAGATCGCACGGCAGGCGACGGTGCCGGAGGAGGACGAGACCGACGAGGACGGCGACGGCTCCGAGTTCGCGGTGATCTTCGGCGCGATGGGGATCACCCAGGAGGAGGCCAACGAGTTCATGGACGACTTCGAGCGCACCGGCGCGCTGGAGCGCTCTGTCGTGTTCATGAACCTCGCGGACGACCCCGCAGTCGAGCGGACGGTCACGCCGCGGATGGCCCTGACCACCGCCGAGTACCTCGCGTTCGACAAGGGGTACCACGTGCTGGTCATCCTCACCGACATGACCAACTACTGTGAGGCGCTGCGCGAGATCGGTGCCGCCCGCGAGGAGGTCCCGGGGCGCCGGGGCTACCCCGGGTACATGTACACCGACCTCGCCCAGCTGTACGAGCGCGCCGGCCGCATCGAGGGCCGCGAGGGGTCGGTGACGCAGATCCCCATCCTGACGATGCCCGGCGACGACGACACGCACCCGATCCCCGACCTGACCGGCTACATCACCGAGGGCCAGATCATGATGGACCGGGACCTCAACAGCCAGGGGATCGAGCCGCCGGTCGACGTGCTGCCGAGCCTCTCCCGGCTGATGGACGACGGGATCGGCGAGGGGCTGACCCGCGCCGACCACGGCGACGTGTCCGACCAGATGTACGCCGCGTACGCGGAGGGCGAGGACCTGCGCGACCTGGTGAACATCGTCGGCCGCGAGGCGCTCTCCGAGCGCGACAACAAGTTCCTCGACTTCGCCGACCGCTTCGAGGAGGAGCTGGTCCAGCAGGGGTTCGACACGAACCGCGACATCGACGAGACGCTCGAACTCGGCTGGGACCTGCTGTCGATGCTCCCGAAGGCCGAGCTGAACCGCGTCGACGAGGAGCTCATCGAGGAGCACTACCGCGAGGACGAGGACGCCGCCGCCGAGGAAGTCACGGCCGACTGA